One window of Nitrososphaerota archaeon genomic DNA carries:
- a CDS encoding hydroxyacid dehydrogenase produces MNSELKDKSVWWIEPMPDIYLEGKEILEKKGISVEIGRLQTEADKPYSEDEIIDKGKDFDAILLIARERLTERIFANLPRLKIVVKAGVGVDNIDIEGATKYGVIVANTPVPEDYIGVAEGTVARLLAIAKRILICDRNVKENKWLSNYDKLRGVYIRGKTIGILGFGRIGSYVAKLMKPWGVKIIVYDPYVSREKELLLDVNMVDFDTLIRESDFLCIHTILTTETKHMINEEILKKMKNNAYIINTARGAIIDENALAKALKEGWIAGAALDVFEKEPPINSPLLSPEIYDKLVFSPHVSGLTPEMERALTLAQVNCCIKALRGQVPETTLNPQAIIKWREKFKNT; encoded by the coding sequence ATGAATTCTGAATTAAAAGATAAAAGCGTATGGTGGATCGAACCAATGCCAGATATTTATTTAGAAGGTAAAGAAATTCTTGAAAAGAAAGGTATTAGTGTTGAAATTGGCAGACTTCAAACAGAAGCAGATAAACCCTATTCTGAAGATGAAATAATTGATAAAGGAAAAGATTTTGATGCTATATTATTAATTGCAAGAGAAAGACTTACTGAAAGAATTTTTGCAAATTTACCAAGATTGAAAATTGTAGTTAAAGCAGGAGTAGGTGTTGATAATATTGATATTGAAGGAGCTACAAAATATGGTGTAATAGTAGCAAACACGCCAGTTCCAGAAGATTATATTGGTGTAGCAGAAGGCACTGTTGCAAGATTATTAGCTATAGCAAAAAGAATTTTAATATGTGATAGGAATGTTAAAGAAAATAAATGGTTAAGCAATTATGATAAATTAAGAGGAGTTTATATAAGAGGAAAAACTATTGGTATACTTGGATTTGGAAGGATTGGCTCTTATGTTGCAAAATTAATGAAACCTTGGGGAGTTAAGATAATTGTATATGATCCATATGTTTCAAGAGAGAAAGAATTGCTACTTGATGTTAATATGGTAGATTTTGATACATTGATTAGAGAATCTGACTTTTTATGTATTCATACAATTTTAACAACTGAAACTAAGCATATGATTAATGAAGAAATATTAAAAAAGATGAAGAATAATGCATACATTATTAACACTGCAAGAGGAGCAATAATAGATGAAAATGCTTTAGCAAAAGCATTAAAAGAAGGATGGATTGCTGGAGCTGCATTAGATGTTTTTGAAAAAGAACCTCCAATAAATTCTCCATTATTATCTCCAGAAATTTATGATAAATTGGTATTTTCTCCCCATGTTTCCGGATTAACTCCTGAAATGGAAAGAGCATTAACACTAGCACAAGTTAATTGTTGCATTAAAGCATTAAGAGGACAAGTACCTGAAACAACACTTAATCCGCAAGCGATTATAAAATGGAGAGAAAAATTTAAAAATACGTAA
- a CDS encoding uroporphyrinogen decarboxylase family protein yields MGKSLERFYQSIMHKEPDQVPVYIVSSEPTYATFCGIKLIELYKDPAKMLKCQLSFIKRFPNALFSILNLWPRLSGPGDGITTAFGAELVWSENNAPWTKPIIKDPKDIDNLKTPDPYKDGRLPIQLEGLRYYMEKVPIEIREKYGLLDNNAYCPGGVEYAALLIGYDKFLLGFHKYPEKIHKLIEIITDLSIDYVKAQEKIVGKITKIFLSDHSATFMSRKEFETFCVPYLKKITNAFKNAIIIYHNEGNVKHLIDLIPKIGIDCWHLGENIDLLNTKKIIGDKICLIGNIDPINIMLRGDPEKVDEACKDAIKKAAHNGGYILAPGGGFVANTPPENIDAMIKAAEKYGKYPILG; encoded by the coding sequence ATGGGGAAATCATTAGAACGTTTTTATCAATCAATTATGCATAAAGAGCCTGATCAAGTTCCAGTATACATTGTTTCTTCCGAGCCTACATATGCAACATTTTGTGGAATAAAATTAATAGAGCTTTATAAAGATCCAGCAAAAATGCTTAAATGCCAATTATCATTCATAAAAAGATTTCCAAATGCATTATTTAGTATATTAAATTTATGGCCAAGATTAAGTGGTCCTGGGGATGGAATAACAACAGCATTTGGAGCTGAATTAGTTTGGTCAGAAAATAATGCTCCTTGGACAAAACCAATTATTAAAGACCCAAAAGATATAGATAATCTTAAAACTCCAGATCCTTATAAAGATGGAAGATTACCAATTCAACTTGAAGGATTAAGATATTATATGGAAAAGGTTCCTATTGAAATTAGAGAAAAATATGGTTTATTAGATAATAATGCATATTGTCCTGGAGGAGTTGAATATGCAGCTCTTCTTATTGGTTATGATAAATTCCTTTTAGGTTTTCATAAATATCCTGAAAAAATACATAAACTTATAGAAATAATAACAGATTTATCAATAGATTATGTAAAAGCACAAGAAAAAATTGTTGGAAAAATTACAAAAATATTTTTATCTGATCATTCTGCAACATTTATGTCAAGAAAAGAATTTGAAACATTTTGTGTACCATATTTAAAGAAAATAACAAATGCTTTTAAAAATGCTATAATAATTTATCATAATGAAGGTAATGTAAAACATCTTATAGATTTAATTCCAAAAATAGGAATAGATTGTTGGCATTTAGGTGAAAATATAGATTTGCTAAATACAAAGAAAATTATTGGAGATAAAATATGTCTTATTGGGAATATAGATCCAATTAATATTATGCTAAGAGGAGATCCTGAAAAAGTTGATGAAGCATGTAAAGATGCTATTAAAAAAGCAGCTCATAATGGAGGATATATATTAGCTCCAGGTGGTGGTTTTGTTGCTAATACTCCTCCAGAAAATATAGATGCTATGATAAAAGCAGCAGAAAAATATGGAAAATATCCTATTTTAGGATAA
- a CDS encoding cobalamin-dependent protein (Presence of a B(12) (cobalamin)-binding domain implies dependence on cobalamin itself, in one of its several forms, or in some unusual lineages, dependence on a cobalamin-like analog.), giving the protein MLSKDILKRITDGIVNLEYENVKKLINSALEKDIKPLEILEALRKGLEKVGEKFEKQEYFLSELIMAGEIMKDLLNTLKPYLFSGITKVKGKIVLGTILGDLHDIGKDIIKTLLISSGFEVYDLGIDVPPEQFVKKAEEVHADIIGISALLSTTVPITAEVVKYLEEANLRKKVKVIIGGAAVRKEHIKKYGVDAAVNDAIEGLNIIKTWMGIK; this is encoded by the coding sequence ATGTTGTCCAAAGACATTTTAAAGCGGATTACTGACGGTATAGTAAATCTTGAGTATGAAAACGTTAAGAAGCTGATTAATTCAGCCCTCGAGAAAGATATAAAACCTCTAGAGATATTGGAAGCTTTAAGAAAAGGTTTAGAAAAAGTTGGAGAAAAATTTGAGAAACAAGAGTATTTTCTTTCCGAGCTAATTATGGCTGGAGAGATTATGAAAGATTTATTAAATACTCTAAAGCCGTACTTGTTTTCGGGAATTACTAAAGTAAAAGGGAAAATTGTACTGGGAACAATTTTAGGCGATTTGCATGATATAGGCAAAGATATAATTAAAACTCTGTTAATATCATCAGGGTTTGAGGTTTATGATTTAGGTATTGATGTGCCACCTGAACAATTTGTTAAAAAAGCTGAAGAGGTACATGCTGATATTATAGGAATTTCAGCTTTGCTTTCAACAACAGTACCTATCACAGCTGAAGTTGTTAAATATCTTGAAGAAGCCAATTTAAGAAAGAAAGTTAAAGTAATTATTGGAGGAGCAGCGGTTAGGAAAGAACATATTAAAAAATATGGTGTTGATGCTGCAGTAAATGATGCTATCGAGGGATTAAACATAATAAAAACATGGATGGGAATAAAATGA
- a CDS encoding uroporphyrinogen decarboxylase family protein, giving the protein MKSRERVIKAIQHEEPDYVPLDGQFRTEQLYNLKKYFGVNEDEEVLIKLGIDLRTVFMEPSNEFKRKAFPLRQYPERWVIKRPDGLLEDEWGIRYSEGATGVYIHWVYHPLQEKDISEYEFPDINAEGRFENAEKNIKKWMNTYATAASVEMTLFEQAWYLCGYRNFIKQLYENPNYVNKLLDKLQLFREEQIKRFIDMGVDIIKLGDDIGMQTNMILSPNIWRKFFKHRIEQLINTAKKHGDVFIFYHSDGYIEPVIYDLIEIGVDILDPIQPECMDPAKIKEKYGDKITLHGTISIQETLPFGSIDDVKNEVLNRIRKCASGGGLILGPAHKIQIDTPLENILALYKVAKKYGKYPIRGLKNL; this is encoded by the coding sequence ATGAAGTCACGAGAACGTGTTATAAAAGCTATTCAACATGAAGAACCAGATTATGTACCTTTAGATGGACAATTTAGAACAGAACAATTATATAATCTAAAAAAATATTTTGGTGTAAATGAAGATGAAGAAGTACTAATAAAACTTGGAATAGATTTAAGAACTGTTTTTATGGAACCATCAAATGAATTTAAAAGAAAAGCATTTCCATTAAGACAATATCCTGAACGATGGGTCATAAAAAGACCCGATGGTTTACTCGAGGACGAATGGGGTATAAGATATAGCGAGGGTGCAACAGGTGTTTATATACATTGGGTTTACCATCCACTTCAAGAGAAAGATATTTCAGAATACGAATTTCCTGATATTAATGCAGAAGGACGTTTTGAAAACGCTGAAAAAAACATTAAAAAATGGATGAATACTTATGCAACCGCAGCTAGCGTAGAAATGACTTTATTTGAACAGGCTTGGTACTTATGTGGCTATCGTAATTTTATTAAACAGCTTTATGAGAATCCTAATTATGTGAACAAACTATTAGATAAGTTACAATTATTTCGTGAGGAACAAATCAAAAGATTCATAGACATGGGTGTAGATATAATTAAATTAGGTGATGACATTGGTATGCAAACAAATATGATACTTTCACCAAACATATGGCGAAAATTTTTTAAACATCGCATTGAACAACTGATTAACACAGCTAAAAAACATGGAGATGTATTTATATTTTATCATAGTGATGGCTACATAGAACCCGTGATATATGATTTAATTGAAATAGGCGTAGATATTTTAGATCCTATTCAACCCGAATGCATGGATCCTGCTAAGATAAAAGAAAAATATGGAGATAAAATAACGTTACATGGCACAATTTCAATACAGGAAACTTTACCATTCGGATCTATTGATGATGTAAAAAATGAAGTTTTAAATAGGATTAGAAAATGTGCATCAGGGGGAGGGTTAATACTAGGACCTGCGCATAAAATACAGATAGATACCCCTCTTGAGAACATTCTAGCATTGTATAAAGTGGCAAAGAAGTATGGTAAATACCCGATAAGGGGGTTGAAAAATTTATAA
- a CDS encoding uroporphyrinogen decarboxylase family protein, with translation MIQEWIKKIGDIINLQKIEEAKELQIAAWNFKSVDYPPLIIDFSSPIQWPAFSYEEIFNNKDKMLIQQLGIVYPHCLIQDDSVPGIRANYGLVVIPSAFGCEIEIPREGMPWIKKRPLEEEPLNLDKIAYPMINEGLMKKVLETNEYFSKILNNTGVRVFLSDTQGPLNIAYSLMGNKLFTSFYKNSEFLKKLLDIISDVYIEFSLAQKEIIKEPITQGVHGWDGDEGPFGIWMDKGGVRIADDVAVMVSPKIYKEFVIPYIRKCLRPFDGGMLHICGNANHLLHEIVSIPEVKAVHFGNPEMFNLKNLIDLFHKKACIIWTDKPKRKKLDVWVKEIVNILGGCTTGIIFSTKVSNYKDAKELLSKWKLEFRR, from the coding sequence GTGATACAGGAATGGATTAAAAAAATAGGGGATATTATTAACCTGCAAAAAATAGAGGAAGCAAAAGAACTTCAAATAGCTGCATGGAACTTTAAATCAGTCGATTACCCTCCACTTATTATAGATTTTTCTTCTCCAATACAATGGCCTGCATTTAGTTACGAAGAAATTTTTAATAATAAAGATAAAATGTTGATACAGCAATTAGGAATAGTATACCCCCATTGCTTAATACAGGATGATTCTGTCCCGGGTATCCGGGCTAATTATGGCTTAGTAGTAATTCCATCAGCTTTTGGTTGCGAAATAGAAATACCAAGGGAAGGCATGCCCTGGATTAAAAAGCGGCCACTCGAAGAAGAGCCACTAAATTTAGATAAAATAGCATATCCAATGATCAATGAAGGATTAATGAAAAAAGTTTTAGAAACAAACGAGTATTTCTCTAAAATACTTAATAATACAGGTGTACGAGTATTTTTATCAGATACGCAAGGTCCATTAAATATAGCTTATTCCCTTATGGGTAATAAATTATTTACTTCATTTTATAAGAATTCCGAATTCTTAAAGAAACTTCTTGATATAATTTCAGATGTTTATATCGAATTTTCATTAGCACAGAAAGAAATTATCAAAGAACCAATTACACAAGGAGTACATGGGTGGGATGGAGATGAGGGCCCATTTGGCATATGGATGGATAAAGGCGGAGTACGTATAGCCGATGATGTAGCAGTTATGGTTTCTCCAAAAATATATAAAGAATTTGTTATTCCTTATATTAGAAAATGCTTAAGACCATTCGATGGAGGAATGTTACATATATGTGGAAATGCAAATCACCTTCTTCATGAAATTGTTTCAATCCCAGAAGTTAAAGCTGTGCACTTTGGTAATCCAGAAATGTTTAATCTAAAAAATTTAATAGATCTTTTTCATAAAAAAGCCTGTATAATCTGGACTGATAAACCAAAGAGAAAAAAACTTGATGTTTGGGTTAAAGAGATTGTAAATATTCTTGGTGGCTGTACAACAGGAATAATTTTCTCAACAAAAGTTTCAAATTATAAAGATGCTAAAGAACTTTTAAGTAAATGGAAGTTGGAATTTAGAAGATAA
- a CDS encoding uroporphyrinogen decarboxylase family protein, giving the protein MLNAYERVVRALNFEEPDRVPIWDKLNNEILFKKFGGQGDPLIVASKTHKALGIDATRRLHLLPYNKKNKHWLDLKIESWFKFLDIPREGWETQFDITQTTKFIKSRPFTTIEELETNLPKYPIEDEVVQWYLDEFKKYHDILWPHTIFIGATEGCLTEAYTFTGLQLFSKIIYLAPNILKYLLDLFTKFITIITKIYAEFELGPAFMICDDIAHRGGLMFSPSFLKNEFLPRLRKIMQPLKKKNIKVLFHSDGNLNRILDNLVEAGIDGLNPIEPTAGMNIAEIKEKYGDKIILIGNIDCTQLLSHGTSKEIIKATIDCINAAAPGSGFFIGSSSEIHSGIPVENAVLMYETAKKYGRYPI; this is encoded by the coding sequence ATGTTAAATGCATATGAAAGAGTCGTTAGAGCATTAAATTTTGAGGAACCTGATAGAGTTCCCATATGGGATAAGCTTAATAATGAAATTCTATTTAAGAAGTTTGGTGGACAAGGAGACCCATTAATTGTTGCATCAAAGACCCATAAAGCTTTAGGCATAGATGCTACTAGACGTTTACATCTCTTACCTTACAATAAGAAAAATAAACATTGGCTAGATCTTAAAATTGAATCATGGTTCAAATTTTTAGATATACCCAGAGAAGGATGGGAAACACAATTTGATATCACTCAAACAACAAAATTTATTAAAAGTAGACCTTTTACTACTATTGAGGAATTAGAGACTAATTTACCTAAGTATCCTATCGAAGATGAAGTGGTTCAATGGTATTTAGATGAATTTAAAAAATATCACGATATTCTTTGGCCCCATACAATTTTTATTGGCGCAACAGAAGGATGTCTTACTGAAGCATATACATTTACTGGTTTGCAGCTCTTTTCTAAAATAATTTATTTAGCCCCCAATATTCTTAAGTACTTACTAGATCTATTCACAAAATTTATTACAATTATAACAAAAATTTATGCAGAATTTGAATTAGGCCCGGCATTTATGATATGCGATGATATAGCTCATAGAGGCGGATTAATGTTCTCTCCAAGTTTTCTTAAAAATGAATTTCTGCCAAGACTAAGAAAAATAATGCAACCATTAAAAAAGAAAAATATAAAAGTTCTTTTTCATAGTGATGGTAACTTAAATCGCATATTAGATAATCTTGTAGAAGCTGGAATTGATGGTTTAAATCCTATTGAACCAACGGCAGGTATGAATATTGCTGAAATAAAAGAAAAATATGGAGATAAAATAATACTCATAGGAAACATAGATTGTACTCAACTTTTGTCACATGGTACCTCAAAAGAAATCATAAAAGCAACTATAGATTGTATTAATGCTGCAGCCCCAGGATCAGGTTTCTTTATTGGATCAAGTAGTGAAATTCATTCTGGCATCCCTGTTGAAAATGCAGTATTAATGTATGAAACTGCTAAAAAATATGGAAGATATCCGATTTAA
- a CDS encoding carbohydrate ABC transporter permease, which translates to MKIVKWEKIKGIVIYTMLFFTLIFYLFPLYWLTITSFKTPSEVFTSPPVWVPSKLIPDNYLLILGYVRGIWAEAGAIYRYQSIIPFLLNSTIVSFLTTMISVFLGALLAYSIARLKFGGKNLFTWLLGLRMIPPAVIVIPIFIIFYYMKLVNTWWALIIAYLITNIPFATLVLVGFFNDIPKELDEAALIDGCNRVNSFLKIVLPLSLPGLVAASIICFITCWNELLLATALTTTQVAQTLPVYTTVFTSQVERGTTWGPAAAGGVIAIIPMIIFSFYIQRYLVKGLTMGAIRG; encoded by the coding sequence ATGAAAATTGTTAAATGGGAAAAAATAAAAGGGATCGTAATTTATACCATGTTGTTTTTTACATTAATATTTTATCTTTTCCCTTTATACTGGCTTACAATAACTTCTTTTAAGACACCGTCAGAAGTTTTTACTTCTCCACCTGTATGGGTGCCCTCTAAATTAATTCCAGATAACTATCTATTAATTTTAGGATATGTGAGGGGCATATGGGCAGAAGCAGGTGCTATATATAGATATCAAAGTATAATTCCATTTCTATTAAATAGTACTATAGTTTCTTTTTTAACTACGATGATATCTGTTTTTTTAGGAGCATTGTTAGCTTACTCGATAGCAAGACTTAAGTTTGGTGGGAAAAATTTATTTACATGGCTCTTAGGTTTAAGGATGATCCCCCCTGCTGTAATTGTTATACCGATTTTTATTATATTTTATTATATGAAGTTAGTTAATACGTGGTGGGCATTGATTATAGCATATTTAATCACTAATATTCCATTTGCTACATTAGTATTGGTTGGTTTCTTTAATGATATTCCAAAAGAGTTAGATGAAGCTGCTTTAATTGATGGATGTAATAGAGTAAACTCTTTTTTAAAGATTGTTTTACCTCTTTCATTACCAGGTTTAGTTGCAGCTTCTATAATTTGTTTTATTACGTGCTGGAATGAATTACTTTTAGCAACAGCATTAACAACAACACAAGTTGCACAAACATTACCAGTATATACTACTGTTTTTACGTCTCAAGTAGAGCGGGGAACTACTTGGGGTCCTGCGGCGGCGGGAGGTGTAATTGCAATTATACCAATGATTATATTTTCATTTTATATCCAAAGATATTTAGTTAAAGGTCTTACGATGGGAGCTATAAGGGGATAA
- a CDS encoding sugar ABC transporter permease: MKKGKLLRASLSIDKYARIIFSLPSLMILIPLIAFPTIYLIYLAFSRFDLTSMSQPEIIGLGNFIRISSDKYFWGSLINTFIMVISSIILEFILGLSLALILNEKIKGKRILQLLFIIPMMIPPIISGLTWRLLYDKFGPLTYILNIIGFRDIDLIGNPVLAKISIIITEVWKSSPFMFIILLAGLQAIPIELYDAAKVDGASPLQIFKHITWPMLIPAISIALTLRIIEAFKIFDTVYVITYGGPAFSTEVLSLYIYRMAFRFGDMGYASSLSYIMLLILTIITLILLRITKLERRLGWQT; the protein is encoded by the coding sequence ATGAAAAAAGGAAAATTATTAAGGGCTTCATTATCAATTGATAAATATGCAAGAATTATTTTTTCTCTTCCATCTCTTATGATTTTAATTCCATTAATAGCATTTCCAACTATTTACTTGATATACTTAGCTTTCTCACGCTTTGATCTTACGTCAATGAGCCAGCCTGAAATTATTGGTTTAGGAAATTTTATAAGAATATCTTCTGATAAATATTTTTGGGGATCTCTTATAAATACATTCATAATGGTTATTAGTAGCATTATTTTAGAGTTTATTTTAGGATTATCATTAGCACTAATATTAAATGAGAAAATTAAAGGTAAAAGGATACTTCAATTATTATTTATTATACCTATGATGATCCCCCCAATTATAAGTGGACTTACGTGGAGATTACTTTACGATAAATTTGGACCATTAACCTATATTCTTAATATTATTGGATTTAGAGATATAGATTTGATAGGGAACCCTGTACTAGCTAAAATTTCTATTATAATCACTGAGGTATGGAAGTCTTCACCATTTATGTTTATAATATTATTAGCAGGTCTTCAAGCAATTCCTATCGAGTTATATGATGCTGCAAAAGTTGATGGCGCTTCTCCATTACAAATTTTTAAGCATATTACATGGCCTATGCTTATACCAGCTATCTCTATCGCATTAACACTAAGGATTATAGAAGCTTTTAAGATTTTTGATACGGTATATGTAATTACTTATGGTGGACCTGCATTTTCTACAGAGGTTTTATCACTTTACATATATAGAATGGCTTTTAGGTTTGGAGATATGGGATATGCATCTTCTCTTTCATATATAATGTTGCTAATACTTACAATAATTACTTTAATATTATTAAGGATAACAAAGTTAGAAAGAAGATTGGGGTGGCAAACATGA
- a CDS encoding extracellular solute-binding protein, protein MGEEKKINRRDYLKYTGAAIGGLVVGGALGYLAKPAEVVEKTVTKTETVGAATVTKTETATKTVTATGIAPPTKVKITAAIMSAHGMSDSAEDAAKRFMQLHPEIEIEVIPIGFDILLDKLLTDFSTHAATYDIASIAYHWIGTVGMYLTDLDEIRKAYPEIVNPLYDWDDVPEILRNTYCFWKGKNIGLPFVDGCLTLFYRTDLFENPEYKAKFKELYGYELKMPTDKELFELDWKMLRDYAEFFTNKVKWREGEQYGVSIPAKVGDPLLSTYCCYFGYYRRSPEGLKVFGPIDPDWGDYFTSDHKPAFDPRISDLGVKALNEYIEMTKFAPAAVDLDWVTSCDPFRAGTTAMFFGWGGYWPYLTGADSPIRGKVAVCMLPAPHLGGWNVAINNDSKHKKEAYMFIEFMTNKENCKYLYETFTETPYRWSTFEDPVLKEKHPDHWVLGASFKTGKVTTRPKIPVLPKLEYSMGATLSPAFVGQAKAEDALIACSDEWIRIIKEAGLS, encoded by the coding sequence ATGGGAGAAGAAAAAAAGATTAATAGAAGAGATTATCTTAAATATACAGGTGCTGCAATTGGTGGTTTGGTTGTTGGCGGAGCTTTAGGTTATTTAGCTAAACCAGCAGAAGTAGTAGAAAAAACAGTTACAAAAACTGAAACTGTCGGAGCTGCAACTGTAACAAAGACAGAGACTGCTACAAAAACAGTTACAGCAACAGGGATAGCCCCCCCAACAAAGGTAAAAATAACAGCAGCCATTATGAGTGCTCATGGTATGTCGGATAGTGCTGAAGATGCTGCAAAAAGATTTATGCAATTGCATCCTGAAATAGAAATAGAAGTTATTCCAATAGGTTTTGATATTCTTTTAGATAAGTTATTAACAGATTTTTCTACACATGCTGCTACTTATGATATTGCCTCTATAGCTTACCATTGGATTGGAACAGTAGGCATGTATCTTACAGATCTTGATGAAATTAGGAAGGCATATCCTGAAATAGTAAATCCACTTTATGATTGGGATGATGTACCAGAAATATTACGTAATACATATTGCTTCTGGAAGGGTAAGAATATTGGCTTACCATTCGTTGATGGATGTTTAACTTTATTCTATAGAACAGATCTATTTGAAAACCCTGAATATAAAGCAAAATTTAAGGAGCTCTATGGTTATGAGCTTAAAATGCCAACAGATAAAGAATTATTTGAATTAGATTGGAAGATGCTAAGAGACTACGCAGAATTCTTTACAAATAAAGTTAAATGGCGAGAAGGAGAACAATATGGTGTTTCTATACCAGCAAAAGTTGGTGATCCTTTACTTTCTACTTACTGCTGTTATTTCGGATATTATCGTAGGTCTCCTGAAGGATTAAAAGTATTTGGTCCTATCGATCCAGATTGGGGAGATTACTTTACAAGTGATCATAAACCCGCTTTTGATCCAAGAATAAGTGATTTAGGTGTAAAAGCTTTAAATGAATATATTGAAATGACGAAGTTTGCACCTGCTGCTGTTGACTTAGATTGGGTTACTAGTTGTGATCCATTTAGAGCTGGTACAACTGCTATGTTTTTTGGATGGGGTGGATACTGGCCTTATCTTACAGGAGCAGACTCTCCGATTAGAGGAAAAGTTGCTGTGTGTATGCTACCTGCACCACATCTAGGAGGATGGAATGTTGCTATAAATAATGATTCTAAGCATAAAAAAGAAGCATATATGTTCATAGAATTTATGACAAATAAGGAAAATTGTAAATATCTATATGAGACATTTACGGAAACACCATATCGTTGGTCTACATTTGAAGACCCAGTTTTGAAGGAAAAGCATCCAGATCATTGGGTTTTAGGTGCCTCCTTTAAAACAGGCAAAGTCACGACCAGACCAAAGATACCTGTTTTACCAAAACTTGAGTATAGTATGGGAGCTACTTTAAGCCCAGCATTTGTAGGTCAAGCCAAAGCAGAAGATGCTTTAATAGCTTGTTCTGATGAATGGATAAGAATTATTAAAGAAGCAGGGCTTTCTTAA